The Sulfurimonas sp. HSL3-2 genome segment CGAGCCAGTCAAGACTGAACTCTTTTTCCCTTTTTTCCAGATCCTCTTTTGTTCTTTTTATGATGTCATCTAAAATCATTTACGCTTTTTTTCCTTTATACACTGATTTATTGCTTTGTAATGTGCCTTGACTTCCGGCTCTTTCAGGCCTATATCTTTTACGACCCTGTCCATGATCTTTTTTGCCGTTTTGCATTTATGCAGCTTGTAGTATCCCCAAGCCAAAGAATCAAGATAATATGCAGAGTTAGGATCCGCCTTTAAAGCTTCTCTAACGTATGCCATCCCCTCTTTTACTTTTATATTATGTTCTATCATAAGATACCCGAGGTAGTTCAGGTACAGAGGTTTAGGGTCTAGGCCTACAGCCTCTTTTAGATCTTTTAAGACCTCGTTTACACGCTTTTTATCATTTTTTCTATCAAGACCTTCATATTTGTAGATCGCACTTTGTGCAAGGTACTGCGGATCATAGTTCTGTGCATAAAGCTTCTTAGCCAGTACCGATGCTTTTTTGTAAAGCTTTGCTTCTGAATAAAGCTGCAGCAGCAGATCATCATCACAGCCGCAGTCCTGTAAAAATATCATCATTTTAGAATAATCTTTTTTATATCCGTAAAGTCTGATGATGTTTTGAGCGACCTCATCTGAAGGATCGATCTCATACAGTCTCAAGTATGTCGTAAGCATACCGTCGACATTGTTTTCGTTACTGTAAAATCCTGCCAATCTGTCACATATGAGTTTTGAGCATCCGTGGATACGTATATGCGATTCCAAGTATGCCAGGGCTTCGCTTTTTCTTTGAAGGTTTACATACAGGATGATCGACATCTTGTCTAGTATCTTCTCATTATAGTTTACGTTATATGCGCTCTCAAGATACTTCAGTGCGGTTTTAAAATGGTTTTGTTTTATGTAGATATTACTTACCAAGATATAGTCATCAGGGTCTTTTGTCTTGTTGACCAGCTCGATGGCTCTATTTTTTGCATCTTCGAGTCTATCCAGATTGATAAGTGCGAAGATCTCATATCTTATAAGCATAGTATCATCAGGAAGATCTTTTTGGTGCTTTACAGACCTTTGTAAAAGTTTTTCATATTGATGAGAGTTCAATAGTCCTAAAAGCGATCTAAACAGGTACTCTTTTTTGCCCGACTTTTCATATATCGTATTAAACAGAGATGCCGATGAGTTAAAATCACCCATCTTTTCTGCTTCAAGTGCAAAGATCGTGTATCTGTCTTCACCTTCAAAAGCCTTTTGGTTCGGCTTTACATCAGCACTGTGACATCCTATAAAGAATATAGAGATAAGGATAAAAAATATAATTTTAATCATCTAGTATTCCTGGGCACTCTTCTTTTAACTCATCTACTCTTTGTCTGAAATAATCCCAAAACGGAAATGTTCTGCACTGCGTCGGTCTGGCTTCATATATGCCGCATCCATTTATCTCTCTGTCATAAAAGATACAATCGTGAGAATCTCCGTGTACAACCTCTTTGATGGAGTATTTGTACCCTTTTTTATAAAGATATTTCTCTACAAAACTGCGTGGTTCAAGCTGCAGCAGTGATGCGATATTTAAAATCTCATCTTGCGTGAGATAGATATATCCGCTCTCACCCGTGCAGCATCTGCCTTCGCAAGTTTCGCATTTTGAAGGATCAAAAGCATAAGAGAAACCATCTTTTCTTATTAAATCTGACATTTTATGCTATTTGTCCTCGCTTTTTTATATACTGATTCTGAAGCTTTTGAAAACTTGTCACCGTCAAAAGCAATAAACGGCGGTAAAACATTTAAAAGTGATTTTGAGTTTTTTCTTACATGTAACATCACTAAAGACGCATTTCTATCTATCTTTGAATGTACGAATTGTACATCAACTACTCTTAATTTTGCTTCAGAAAGCTCCGCACAGATAATGGCAAACTGCTTTGCATCATAGCAAAACATAAAGTGTCCTTTAGGTGTCAAAAGCTTTGCAACCTTTTTAAAAAACTGCTTTAAAGGAAGATTCACGTTATACCTTGCATGATAAAGCATCTCATCTTCACTCTTTGATGCACCTTCATGATAAAAAGGCGGATTTGAAATGATGTAGTCAAATCCCTTCTCATCCTCATACTCTAAGAAATCCGTATGATGTATATTATAATTTATTTCGTTTGCTTTTGCATTTTTTGTAGCATATTTTACAAATATTTCCTGTTTCTCGACAGCGTGAAGTTCGACCTTTTCATTGTCTCTTGCTACTAAAAGTCCTACAACCCCGCAACCGGCGCCAACATCAAGCATTCTTCCGCGCGGTTTGAACGAGTCTATAAAATTATACAGATATAAAGAATCACTATTGTAACAATACCCTGATTCCGGTTGATAAAGTGTCATAAACACCCTTTTTTGATATAATTATTAAAATTTATGTAATTATACACTAAGGCTATTAAATGATAATTATTCCGGCACGTTTAGCGTCCACAAGATTCCCTCAAAAAGTTTTAGCAGATATCGGCGGTTTGCCTATGGTCGTACGTACGGCAAAAGCTGTCAGCTCCATAGATAACGTTGTCGTCGCAACGGATGACGAGCTTATACTCTCTACATGTAAAGAACACGGTGTCAAAGCGATGATGACTTCTACAACACATAAAAGTGGGACAGACCGCATCAACGAGTGTGCTCAGCTGCTTGATATCGCAGATGATGAACTGATCATCAATGTTCAGGCGGATGAACCGTTTATAGAAACAGATGTCGTAAAAGCACTTATAGACAGACTTAACACACTAAAAGAAAAAGGTGCCCCTTTTATTATGGCGAGCTGTTACAATGCGATAAACAAAGAAGCCGCCCTTGACCCAAACCTTGTCAAAGTAATACACGATGATGATAACAATGCTATCTATTTCTCAAGATCGCCTATTCCTTACGACAGAAGCGGAAATGCTACATATTTCGGTCATATAGGGATTTACGGATTTACGAAAAAGAGTCTTTATGAGTTTTGTAATCTGAGCGATGCTCCCATAGAAGATATAGAAAAGTTAGAGCAACTGCGTGCGATTTTTCATCAAAAGAAAATTTCTATGGTTAAAGTTTCAAGTACTGGATTTGGTATAGATACCGAGGAAGATCTCAAAAGAGCGAAAGAGATATTTTTAAAATAGCTTTGAAAAGTCGTTGGTACGAAGTCTCTAAAGAGCACAAAAAGTGCGAGGGCTTTCTGCCGAAGAAAACCTAGTGTTAACGTAGGTTTGCGGGCTTTGCCCGTAAGCCATATAGAGTTCCTAAGAACTCTAAAACTTAGATATTGTCGCGGATACCAAGATCTGCAACAAGTTTGTTGTAAGCTTCTCTGTTTTTAGCTTTGAAGTAACGCATCAAACGACGACGTTGACCAACAAGTTTAAGTAGACCTAAACGAGATGCGTGATCTTTTTTGAACACTTTAAGGTGAGAAGTTAATTCTTCAATACGGTTACTTAAAAGTGCGATTTGAACTTCACTTGAACCAGTATCGTTTTCACTACGTCCGTATTTAGCAATAATTTCTAATTTTTTAGCCGAATCTAAAGCCATAATAGCCTCCTGAATGGTATAATAATCTAGCTTTTAAAAAGCCGAAGCGAAATTATATCTAAATTTTCTTCAATCTCCTACAACTAGCTCAA includes the following:
- the rpsO gene encoding 30S ribosomal protein S15, yielding MALDSAKKLEIIAKYGRSENDTGSSEVQIALLSNRIEELTSHLKVFKKDHASRLGLLKLVGQRRRLMRYFKAKNREAYNKLVADLGIRDNI
- a CDS encoding methyltransferase; this encodes MTLYQPESGYCYNSDSLYLYNFIDSFKPRGRMLDVGAGCGVVGLLVARDNEKVELHAVEKQEIFVKYATKNAKANEINYNIHHTDFLEYEDEKGFDYIISNPPFYHEGASKSEDEMLYHARYNVNLPLKQFFKKVAKLLTPKGHFMFCYDAKQFAIICAELSEAKLRVVDVQFVHSKIDRNASLVMLHVRKNSKSLLNVLPPFIAFDGDKFSKASESVYKKARTNSIKCQI
- a CDS encoding YkgJ family cysteine cluster protein, with the translated sequence MSDLIRKDGFSYAFDPSKCETCEGRCCTGESGYIYLTQDEILNIASLLQLEPRSFVEKYLYKKGYKYSIKEVVHGDSHDCIFYDREINGCGIYEARPTQCRTFPFWDYFRQRVDELKEECPGILDD
- the kdsB gene encoding 3-deoxy-manno-octulosonate cytidylyltransferase — its product is MIIIPARLASTRFPQKVLADIGGLPMVVRTAKAVSSIDNVVVATDDELILSTCKEHGVKAMMTSTTHKSGTDRINECAQLLDIADDELIINVQADEPFIETDVVKALIDRLNTLKEKGAPFIMASCYNAINKEAALDPNLVKVIHDDDNNAIYFSRSPIPYDRSGNATYFGHIGIYGFTKKSLYEFCNLSDAPIEDIEKLEQLRAIFHQKKISMVKVSSTGFGIDTEEDLKRAKEIFLK